The following coding sequences lie in one Pseudarthrobacter phenanthrenivorans Sphe3 genomic window:
- a CDS encoding ROK family protein, translating to MVQTTASSTQLLRQINSDALVRFALEEHVFTAGEAMAVTGLTRATVLGVCDGLVDAGWLEEAGDGQASGGTLKGRPARRYQLREAAGVVVGLDAGESHLTTIVADLRGRELGTRRRNIDSHAVGRAGRSAAAHELIRLALHDAGRTLDDVLLTVVGIPAPVDANGQSPEGDFWDLMNSGFASHLHGMVAVENDANLAAIAELAHEPSANQATLLTGERFGAGLIVDGRLLRGPRGGAGEMRFLDMLTAGKFVPDEGVTDGFGALARKWARSRIHSYEGKTVLRELPEGEVNAEDVFQAAREGDPFAEDIIARLGARLARIAVVLSSLLDIERVVIAGGISRAIEPVLEHARKLLPTDTGLPLPELVASTFGAEVVVKGAIESALTHIKREPHVFLPRAARS from the coding sequence ATGGTTCAGACGACCGCGAGCTCAACGCAGCTGTTGCGGCAGATCAACTCCGATGCATTGGTGCGCTTTGCCCTTGAGGAACACGTGTTCACGGCGGGAGAGGCCATGGCCGTGACGGGGCTGACCCGTGCCACCGTTCTCGGCGTCTGCGATGGCCTGGTCGACGCCGGGTGGCTGGAGGAAGCGGGTGACGGCCAGGCCAGCGGCGGCACGCTGAAGGGGAGGCCGGCACGCCGCTACCAATTGCGCGAGGCCGCCGGTGTTGTTGTTGGGCTGGACGCAGGCGAATCCCACCTCACAACCATCGTCGCGGATCTCCGGGGGCGCGAGTTGGGTACGCGCCGCCGGAACATTGATTCGCATGCGGTGGGACGGGCAGGTCGCAGTGCAGCTGCACATGAGCTGATCCGCCTGGCCCTCCATGACGCCGGCCGTACCCTCGATGACGTCCTGCTCACCGTCGTCGGCATTCCAGCGCCTGTGGATGCCAACGGACAGTCCCCTGAAGGTGACTTCTGGGATCTGATGAATTCCGGTTTTGCCTCGCATCTGCACGGCATGGTCGCCGTCGAAAATGACGCTAATCTGGCCGCTATTGCCGAACTCGCCCACGAGCCGTCAGCCAACCAGGCAACGCTGCTGACAGGCGAGCGGTTTGGCGCGGGCCTGATCGTGGACGGACGCTTGCTGCGGGGCCCCCGGGGCGGCGCTGGGGAGATGCGGTTCCTCGACATGCTGACAGCCGGCAAGTTCGTACCTGACGAAGGAGTCACGGACGGGTTCGGGGCTCTTGCGCGGAAGTGGGCACGTTCCCGCATTCATTCCTACGAGGGGAAGACTGTACTGAGGGAACTGCCCGAAGGGGAGGTGAATGCGGAGGATGTGTTCCAGGCAGCCCGGGAGGGGGATCCGTTTGCAGAGGACATCATTGCCCGGCTCGGCGCCCGGTTGGCGCGGATCGCCGTTGTGCTCTCGAGCCTCCTGGACATTGAGCGCGTTGTCATCGCGGGCGGCATTTCACGGGCCATCGAACCCGTCCTCGAGCACGCACGCAAGCTGCTTCCTACCGATACCGGTTTGCCGCTCCCGGAACTCGTTGCGAGCACATTCGGTGCCGAGGTGGTGGTCAAGGGCGCCATCGAGTCCGCGCTGACGCACATCAAACGTGAACCTCACGTGTTCCTTCCGCGGGCCGCCCGGTCCTGA
- a CDS encoding sugar ABC transporter substrate-binding protein, which yields MQRTATGIRRNKRFGKAALCASVLTVAMLGLSGCKGGAVADNAEEKASGKGLVIGWSQRGISGSDWWKTLVEGGQAEAGKVGARIELLDANGDTVRQNADVQTLITKGVDVVVMNPNDPLGLGPSVQALKDAGIPVVTVNSSLDKSLVPDMFCYVAEDQEHTGSLAGESLAQKALEKYGDQGQIKIVGIGGFPGDVLSDLRFNGFMTGWNRVMDKHPGVTTVKLDTKYGEWKPDKALAPIRDVATANPDLKVIYSMSDVMHGGIVQGLQQAGLWGDGILMASYDGGMGAIKEMVDDPKGPLQADASNQPWDQGAAAVRMALAAFNGDQSQCADKTNYIDTTVITPAEAPDYYVPTDTYVRAKD from the coding sequence ATGCAGAGAACTGCAACTGGAATTCGTCGTAACAAAAGATTTGGCAAGGCGGCTCTGTGCGCTTCTGTCCTGACAGTCGCAATGCTTGGGCTGTCCGGATGCAAGGGTGGCGCCGTCGCGGACAATGCGGAGGAGAAGGCAAGCGGCAAGGGGCTTGTCATCGGCTGGAGCCAGCGCGGCATCAGTGGCAGCGACTGGTGGAAAACCCTCGTTGAGGGCGGCCAGGCCGAGGCCGGAAAGGTCGGGGCACGGATCGAGCTGCTTGACGCAAACGGTGATACCGTCCGGCAGAACGCCGACGTGCAGACCCTCATCACCAAGGGCGTGGACGTAGTGGTAATGAACCCTAACGACCCGCTGGGCCTCGGACCGTCGGTCCAGGCCCTGAAGGATGCCGGCATACCCGTCGTTACCGTCAACTCAAGCCTGGACAAGTCCCTGGTCCCGGACATGTTCTGCTACGTTGCCGAGGACCAGGAGCACACCGGCTCACTTGCGGGTGAATCCCTGGCTCAGAAGGCGCTGGAGAAGTACGGTGACCAGGGCCAGATCAAGATCGTCGGCATTGGCGGCTTCCCGGGAGATGTGCTGAGCGATCTCCGGTTTAACGGCTTCATGACCGGATGGAACCGCGTCATGGACAAGCACCCCGGGGTCACCACCGTAAAGCTCGACACGAAGTACGGGGAATGGAAGCCCGATAAGGCTCTCGCCCCGATCCGGGACGTGGCCACCGCCAACCCGGACCTCAAGGTCATCTACAGCATGAGCGACGTCATGCACGGCGGCATTGTCCAGGGCCTGCAGCAGGCCGGTCTCTGGGGCGACGGGATCCTCATGGCCAGCTACGACGGCGGCATGGGGGCCATCAAGGAAATGGTTGACGACCCGAAGGGGCCGCTGCAGGCTGATGCGTCCAACCAGCCGTGGGACCAGGGAGCCGCCGCAGTGCGGATGGCACTTGCCGCCTTCAACGGCGACCAGTCCCAGTGCGCGGACAAGACCAACTACATCGACACTACGGTGATCACGCCTGCCGAAGCGCCTGACTACTACGTCCCCACGGACACCTACGTCCGCGCAAAAGACTGA
- a CDS encoding gluconate 2-dehydrogenase subunit 3 family protein, whose translation MGQAEWATVPISTRDVDGPVFFTEHEWNTIEAASARIIPTDHHPGAREAKVVRFIDRMLAGTQFIFPAADGNGFLRMEGRDEAAWQDRIKQRREFYREGVLELDRLAKERADVEFLELTEEEQDAVLETLSGTAKPNAFSLEHSEVGLGGAPAGNQPVNEDFLEFFPLLVLNTRQGFYGDPVYGGNENRVGWGVIGFDGPPSLASTMDGSYTTRKYMVEGAEWPYDQHPEVLRYRRP comes from the coding sequence ATGGGACAGGCTGAATGGGCTACGGTGCCCATCTCAACACGGGACGTCGACGGGCCGGTCTTTTTCACCGAGCACGAGTGGAATACCATCGAAGCGGCGTCGGCCCGGATTATCCCCACCGATCACCATCCCGGTGCGCGCGAGGCCAAAGTGGTGCGCTTCATTGACCGTATGCTTGCGGGAACGCAGTTCATCTTCCCAGCTGCGGACGGCAACGGGTTCCTCCGGATGGAAGGCCGCGATGAGGCCGCATGGCAGGACCGTATCAAGCAGCGCCGGGAGTTTTACCGCGAGGGCGTCCTGGAGTTGGACCGGCTGGCGAAAGAGCGTGCGGACGTGGAGTTCCTCGAACTTACGGAAGAGGAGCAAGACGCGGTGCTCGAGACGCTGTCGGGCACGGCCAAGCCAAACGCATTCTCACTGGAGCACTCCGAGGTTGGTCTTGGCGGCGCGCCCGCCGGAAACCAACCGGTTAACGAGGACTTCCTGGAGTTCTTCCCACTGCTGGTGCTCAACACCCGCCAGGGTTTTTACGGCGACCCCGTGTATGGCGGCAACGAGAACCGCGTCGGCTGGGGTGTCATCGGCTTCGACGGACCTCCGTCGCTGGCCTCAACCATGGACGGCAGCTACACGACCCGCAAGTACATGGTGGAGGGGGCGGAGTGGCCGTACGACCAGCATCCCGAGGTCCTGCGGTACAGACGCCCGTGA
- a CDS encoding ABC transporter substrate-binding protein, translated as MLPPLTSQRTPVSRRTFLAVAGSALTAFGLAGCAPGGERPTVTFHQSKPEAVPYFRDLAAKYTASQDRVRVLHDMATNLSASFVRSSPPDLGCLNYNLEMARFMERGALSDLSDLPEAASIRDDVLDLTNWYPTYPGRTSVIPYSVMAASVIYNRRIFEQNGLTVPTTWDELINVCEVLNAAGITPIYGTFRDPWTIAQGLFDYTVGGMVNVRDFYRKMHEIGADVGPDSEVSFQKTLLEPVQRMVQLTTYVNADAPSRGYGDGNTAMAQGQAAMYFQGPWAFGEIEKAGTDLDLGTFPLPMTSDPGDLKVRVNVDLSLWVPEVANAQEGAREFLQYLMQPEIQNPYNAEFLGFGTTKNAPAVTDPRIAEMQKYYDEGRFYMGASQFIPNSIPAPNYFQSIIGGADAEATLRRLDADWARLAFRA; from the coding sequence ATGTTGCCACCTTTGACGTCCCAAAGGACGCCAGTCTCCCGACGCACTTTTCTCGCCGTTGCCGGGAGCGCGCTGACCGCTTTCGGCTTGGCCGGGTGCGCTCCGGGAGGTGAACGTCCCACCGTCACGTTCCACCAGTCGAAACCAGAAGCAGTGCCGTATTTCCGCGACCTCGCGGCGAAATACACCGCTTCGCAGGACCGGGTCCGCGTCCTGCACGATATGGCCACCAACCTTTCCGCCAGCTTTGTCCGCAGCAGCCCGCCGGATCTCGGTTGCCTGAACTACAACCTTGAGATGGCCCGGTTCATGGAGCGAGGCGCACTGTCTGACCTCTCCGACCTTCCGGAGGCGGCCTCCATCCGGGACGATGTCCTGGACCTCACGAACTGGTACCCCACCTACCCGGGCCGGACGAGCGTCATCCCCTACTCGGTGATGGCCGCCTCCGTCATCTACAACCGCCGCATCTTCGAACAGAACGGGCTAACTGTCCCCACAACCTGGGACGAACTGATCAACGTCTGCGAGGTGCTCAACGCGGCGGGCATCACTCCCATCTACGGCACCTTCCGCGACCCCTGGACCATCGCGCAGGGCCTGTTCGACTACACCGTGGGCGGCATGGTCAATGTGCGCGACTTCTACAGGAAGATGCACGAGATCGGCGCGGACGTCGGACCGGACTCCGAAGTGTCGTTCCAGAAAACGTTGCTTGAGCCGGTACAGCGCATGGTCCAGCTGACCACCTACGTCAACGCCGATGCACCGAGCCGCGGCTACGGGGACGGCAACACCGCCATGGCGCAGGGGCAGGCGGCCATGTACTTCCAGGGGCCGTGGGCCTTCGGCGAGATTGAAAAGGCCGGCACCGACCTGGATCTCGGCACGTTCCCGCTGCCCATGACCAGCGACCCCGGCGACCTGAAGGTCCGCGTCAACGTCGACCTGTCGCTCTGGGTTCCCGAAGTCGCCAACGCCCAGGAGGGGGCCAGGGAGTTCCTTCAATACCTGATGCAGCCGGAGATCCAGAACCCCTACAACGCCGAATTCCTGGGATTCGGAACCACCAAGAACGCCCCGGCGGTGACAGACCCCCGGATCGCTGAGATGCAGAAGTACTACGACGAGGGCCGCTTCTATATGGGTGCCTCCCAGTTCATTCCGAACTCGATTCCCGCCCCCAACTATTTCCAGTCGATCATCGGTGGCGCCGACGCCGAGGCCACGCTGCGCCGCCTTGATGCCGACTGGGCGCGCCTGGCTTTCCGCGCGTGA
- a CDS encoding sugar ABC transporter ATP-binding protein — protein MMLAHNPVSPSTAAAETARDTHDGASELRLDGVTKSYPGVQALKGVSFSVARGSIHALAGQNGAGKSTLVKILSGAESPDNGTIRLGGELQRFRDPMDAQRAGIHTIYQELSLVPSLSVAENIFLGQLPRRAGASVDWQRMQAEARTALDRVGFHLDVRRPVGSYSTAEQQAVELAKALHKDARVLLLDEPTSTLPLPDVERLFTVLRSLSEQGVTLLYISHRMDELFSLCDAVTVLRDGVNAADLKTADSKPADVVTAMVGKSLEGSIADAALRGERSPSLGSGPRESVILSARDLSEQGYVENVTFELREGEVLGISGLIGSGQSELAGLIAGARRRTSGEIRVDGKTVDFRAPRDAIRRGIGLLPQDRKAAGFIPDMGVAGNITLASLPQFSRLSVIQSRRERTVAGDMVARLGMKVSGVHQPLKTLSGGTQQKAILARWLVRQSRILVCDEPTRGVDVGAKEDMYELIREFAQAGGTVVVASSEITEAMMCDRVLVMARGKVVAELDHDDIDPSGNAILERFA, from the coding sequence ATGATGCTCGCCCATAACCCGGTCTCGCCTTCCACCGCAGCGGCGGAGACGGCACGAGACACCCACGACGGCGCTTCGGAGTTGCGGCTCGACGGCGTCACCAAGTCCTATCCTGGCGTGCAGGCGCTGAAGGGAGTCAGCTTCAGCGTCGCCCGTGGATCCATCCATGCCCTCGCTGGACAGAACGGCGCAGGCAAGTCGACGCTGGTAAAAATCCTCTCCGGAGCCGAGTCCCCGGATAACGGCACCATACGCCTTGGCGGTGAGCTGCAGCGTTTCCGTGACCCCATGGACGCCCAGCGCGCCGGGATCCACACCATCTACCAGGAACTCTCGCTCGTGCCGTCCCTCTCGGTGGCAGAGAACATCTTCCTCGGCCAGTTGCCCCGACGGGCAGGGGCCTCCGTTGACTGGCAGCGTATGCAGGCCGAAGCCCGGACCGCTCTGGACCGCGTGGGCTTCCATCTCGATGTCCGCCGCCCGGTCGGCAGTTACTCCACAGCGGAGCAACAAGCTGTGGAGCTGGCCAAGGCCCTGCACAAGGACGCCCGGGTCCTGCTCCTGGACGAACCCACCTCCACGTTGCCCCTGCCCGATGTCGAGCGACTGTTCACCGTCCTCCGCTCCCTGTCGGAGCAGGGCGTGACACTGCTGTACATTTCGCACCGCATGGACGAACTGTTTTCGCTCTGCGACGCCGTTACCGTGTTGCGCGATGGCGTGAACGCGGCGGACCTGAAAACGGCAGACTCCAAGCCCGCCGACGTCGTCACGGCAATGGTCGGGAAAAGCCTCGAAGGGTCCATCGCCGATGCGGCCCTCCGCGGGGAACGCTCGCCCAGCCTTGGGTCCGGTCCCCGGGAGAGCGTCATCCTCTCTGCCCGCGACCTCTCCGAGCAGGGGTACGTGGAAAACGTGACGTTCGAGCTGCGTGAAGGTGAGGTGCTCGGCATCTCGGGGCTGATCGGCAGTGGCCAGTCAGAACTGGCCGGCCTCATCGCCGGTGCGCGGAGGCGGACGTCCGGCGAGATCCGCGTCGACGGGAAAACAGTGGACTTCCGCGCCCCCCGCGACGCGATCCGTCGGGGGATCGGCTTGCTGCCACAGGACCGGAAGGCAGCAGGATTCATCCCGGACATGGGGGTCGCAGGCAACATCACGCTGGCCAGCCTGCCGCAATTCAGCCGGCTCAGCGTGATCCAGTCCCGGCGGGAACGCACTGTGGCCGGGGACATGGTGGCCCGGCTCGGCATGAAGGTATCCGGAGTACACCAGCCACTCAAGACGCTGAGCGGGGGAACCCAGCAGAAGGCCATCCTGGCCCGCTGGCTTGTCCGCCAGTCACGCATCCTCGTATGCGATGAACCAACCCGCGGCGTGGACGTCGGGGCGAAGGAAGACATGTACGAGCTCATCCGTGAGTTCGCGCAGGCCGGAGGAACCGTCGTGGTGGCGAGCTCGGAGATCACCGAGGCGATGATGTGCGATCGCGTCCTCGTGATGGCCCGCGGCAAAGTCGTCGCCGAACTCGACCATGACGACATCGACCCCTCCGGCAACGCCATCCTCGAGCGCTTCGCCTGA
- a CDS encoding ABC transporter permease gives MLLAIIAVGYYVSDDFLTFRNAENVITAASIVVVLAIGQYFVILTGGIDLSVGSILAMSTVITALTLQAGMPAGASVVFVLACCAAAGLINGILVVWLNIPPFIATLAMMSAVKGFSYIIQSTSLIEIKDQWIIETFSRGSFLGIRNPVLIFIIVAVIAALVAKYTTFGRSLYAIGGNPEASRLSGLPVARNLIITYTISGVLAGLAGLIAASQLRQGSSLIGVGYELDAIAAVVVGGASLMGGKGDPLNAVIGVFILTTIINIMNLVGISSEPQLVIKGAVIILAVFLSSAGGVQRISGFFSKHFPRTRAA, from the coding sequence GTGCTTCTCGCGATCATCGCAGTGGGCTATTACGTCTCCGACGACTTCCTGACGTTCCGCAATGCCGAGAACGTGATCACGGCCGCCTCGATCGTCGTCGTGTTGGCGATCGGCCAATACTTTGTCATCCTGACGGGCGGAATTGACCTCTCCGTAGGCTCGATCCTCGCCATGTCCACGGTTATTACGGCACTGACCTTGCAGGCCGGGATGCCCGCCGGCGCCTCCGTCGTTTTCGTGCTTGCCTGCTGTGCTGCGGCTGGACTGATCAACGGCATCCTGGTCGTTTGGCTGAACATTCCCCCGTTCATAGCGACGCTCGCCATGATGAGCGCCGTCAAGGGCTTCAGCTACATCATCCAGTCAACAAGCCTGATCGAGATCAAGGACCAGTGGATCATTGAGACCTTCTCCCGCGGCAGCTTCCTCGGCATCCGCAACCCCGTCCTGATCTTCATCATTGTGGCCGTAATCGCGGCCCTGGTGGCCAAATACACGACGTTCGGCCGCTCACTCTATGCGATTGGCGGCAACCCTGAAGCCTCAAGGCTTTCGGGCCTGCCGGTCGCGAGGAACCTGATCATCACCTACACCATCTCGGGCGTGCTCGCCGGGCTTGCAGGCCTCATCGCCGCCTCCCAGCTGCGGCAGGGAAGCTCGCTCATCGGCGTAGGTTACGAGCTCGACGCCATCGCGGCCGTCGTCGTCGGCGGCGCCTCCCTCATGGGCGGAAAGGGTGACCCCCTGAACGCGGTGATCGGGGTGTTCATCCTTACCACCATCATCAACATCATGAACCTCGTGGGGATCTCCTCCGAGCCGCAGCTTGTCATCAAGGGCGCAGTCATCATCCTCGCCGTTTTCCTCTCCAGCGCAGGAGGCGTCCAGAGGATCTCCGGATTCTTCTCGAAACATTTCCCGCGCACCCGCGCCGCCTGA
- a CDS encoding aldo/keto reductase, with product MSIRPFGRTGLSVSDICVGTSALGSFPAQYGYEVDEDTAVATIHRVFDGPFTFIDTSNEYGGGASEERIGRAIAERGGTPDGYVVATKVDPLPGSADFSGDRVRRSVEESLERLGLDKLQLVYLHDPEKISFEEGVAKGGPLEALIDLRDQGVIQYLGVAGGPIDLELQYLATDAFDAVISHNRYTLVEQTAEPLLEDAARRGVAFVNAAPFGGGMLVKGPRAVPRYCYAPVDQATLDRVLRMEELCRQHGVPLAAAALQFSVRDERVASTIVGMSQPSRVEETLRLLNHDIPQELWDQLLPLAREGRNGIEAVTV from the coding sequence ATGTCCATTCGCCCCTTCGGCCGCACCGGCCTGTCCGTCTCCGATATCTGTGTCGGCACCAGTGCGCTCGGCAGCTTTCCCGCCCAATACGGTTACGAGGTCGATGAAGACACCGCCGTCGCCACTATCCACCGCGTCTTCGACGGGCCCTTTACCTTCATTGATACGTCGAATGAGTACGGCGGGGGTGCAAGTGAAGAGCGGATTGGCCGTGCCATCGCCGAGCGCGGCGGCACCCCCGATGGATACGTCGTCGCCACGAAGGTCGACCCGCTTCCCGGAAGCGCCGACTTCTCCGGCGACCGCGTCCGCCGGTCCGTCGAGGAGAGCCTTGAGCGCCTCGGCCTGGACAAACTCCAGCTCGTCTACCTGCACGACCCCGAGAAGATCTCCTTTGAGGAGGGGGTGGCCAAGGGAGGGCCGCTGGAAGCCCTCATCGATCTGCGGGACCAGGGTGTTATCCAGTATCTGGGCGTAGCCGGGGGACCGATCGACCTGGAGCTGCAGTACCTGGCGACGGACGCATTCGACGCCGTCATCAGCCACAACCGCTACACCCTGGTTGAACAGACCGCCGAGCCGCTCCTGGAGGATGCGGCCCGCCGTGGAGTCGCCTTCGTCAACGCCGCCCCGTTCGGCGGCGGAATGCTCGTCAAGGGACCGAGGGCCGTCCCGCGGTACTGCTACGCACCGGTGGACCAGGCGACGCTCGACAGGGTCCTGCGCATGGAAGAACTGTGCAGGCAGCATGGCGTCCCGCTCGCCGCAGCTGCCCTGCAATTCTCGGTGCGTGATGAGCGCGTGGCATCCACCATCGTCGGAATGTCCCAGCCGAGCCGGGTCGAGGAGACCCTCCGCCTGCTCAACCACGACATCCCCCAGGAACTCTGGGACCAGCTCCTGCCCCTTGCACGCGAAGGCCGGAACGGCATCGAAGCCGTGACGGTCTGA
- a CDS encoding carbohydrate ABC transporter permease yields the protein MSSMTKPSTAAGVTDQAAAAPTRARKSRVDPLYYFFLFPSLLIFTLAVTLPAVLGFVYSFTNSVGFGEFDFIGIRNFIAVFQDEGVLSAYGFTLSFALVTVILVNAVAFFLALGLTSRVRFRAALRTVFVIPMVISGIVIAFVFQYLFSNSLPLAGQSLGIEPLATSMLANPDLAWLAIVFVTAWQSIPSAMLIYIAGLLTVPTEVYEASSIDGATPWHNLRHITLPLVAGYAVINTVLGFKNYLNAYDIIVGLTDGGPGVATRSVAMSIFRGFEGGDYAYQMANAVIFFLISIVIALIQLRFTRGKGGTAA from the coding sequence ATGTCATCGATGACTAAGCCTTCCACTGCGGCGGGGGTGACGGACCAGGCAGCGGCCGCACCCACAAGAGCGCGCAAAAGCCGTGTCGATCCGCTCTACTACTTCTTCCTTTTTCCCTCCCTGCTGATTTTCACGCTCGCCGTCACGCTGCCGGCCGTGCTCGGGTTCGTCTACAGCTTCACGAACTCCGTTGGTTTCGGTGAGTTCGACTTCATCGGGATCCGAAACTTCATTGCGGTCTTCCAGGATGAAGGGGTCCTCAGCGCCTACGGCTTCACGCTCAGCTTTGCGCTCGTGACCGTCATCCTAGTAAACGCGGTGGCCTTCTTCCTGGCCCTGGGACTCACGTCCCGTGTCCGCTTCCGCGCTGCACTGCGCACAGTCTTCGTGATCCCCATGGTGATCTCGGGCATCGTCATCGCGTTCGTCTTCCAGTACCTTTTCTCAAACTCGCTGCCCCTGGCAGGCCAAAGTCTGGGGATCGAACCGCTGGCCACGAGCATGCTGGCCAACCCCGACCTCGCGTGGCTGGCGATCGTCTTTGTCACGGCGTGGCAGTCGATTCCGAGTGCCATGCTGATCTACATCGCAGGCCTCCTCACCGTCCCCACCGAGGTATACGAGGCAAGCTCCATTGACGGAGCCACGCCCTGGCACAACCTGCGGCACATCACCCTGCCGCTCGTGGCCGGGTACGCCGTGATCAACACGGTCCTCGGCTTCAAGAACTACCTCAACGCCTACGACATCATCGTCGGCCTTACCGACGGCGGCCCGGGCGTCGCCACGCGCAGCGTCGCGATGTCCATCTTCCGGGGCTTCGAAGGCGGCGACTACGCATACCAGATGGCCAATGCAGTGATTTTCTTCCTCATCAGCATCGTCATCGCACTCATCCAGCTTCGCTTCACCCGTGGCAAAGGAGGGACCGCCGCATGA
- a CDS encoding GMC family oxidoreductase — translation MTRKKQPEPVDVVIVGAGAGGATAAKVLSEAGLKVVGLERGPWLKPEHASGDELKFLNRNFIWQDPKIKPRTYRPNDKVEAEITNFSATPQVVGGGTTHWGGMVPRMAESDFKLRSLHGDVPGASLVDWPISYDELEPYYTRVEWEFGTSGLAGANKWEAWRSRGYPTKPSPLSQIGRTFSTAMSKLGHSTFPMPQGMVTEPYRGRQPFSENGFWQQYPDPGNGKSSTLISFIPDAVATGRYDLRSDSYVSEILVGKDGRATGVRYQDEDGDEFVQHAKAVIVCGGGIETPRLLLMSKSGLFPDGLGNGNGMVGKNATFHQYSFSVGLFDREVSDPLYGWAGHYMSLCSFDFYETDESRGHILGSLIFPSMIGHPVNWSFPGRPTWGQSAKDADREFFNHSMKIGVLLHDLPVEDNRVDLDPNVKDAWGLPVARITHTPHSNDFAQERWQVAKNGEILEAAGAKKVIPVNMERITGNTSHELGTARMGNDAATSVVDRWCRSHEVPNLYVFDASFFPTATGINPALTIMANAWRCSDRILQVDRHGWSEN, via the coding sequence ATGACCAGGAAGAAGCAGCCTGAGCCGGTAGATGTGGTCATCGTCGGTGCAGGCGCCGGCGGGGCAACCGCGGCAAAGGTGCTGTCGGAGGCCGGCCTGAAGGTGGTAGGCCTCGAGCGTGGGCCCTGGCTCAAGCCCGAGCACGCCTCAGGGGATGAGCTCAAGTTCCTCAACCGGAACTTCATCTGGCAGGATCCGAAGATCAAACCGCGGACCTACCGCCCAAACGACAAGGTTGAAGCGGAAATCACCAACTTTTCCGCCACGCCGCAGGTCGTCGGCGGCGGCACCACTCACTGGGGCGGCATGGTTCCGCGCATGGCGGAGAGCGATTTCAAGCTGCGCAGCCTGCACGGCGATGTTCCGGGCGCGAGCCTGGTCGACTGGCCCATCTCCTATGACGAACTGGAACCGTACTACACACGCGTTGAGTGGGAATTCGGCACCTCGGGTCTTGCCGGGGCTAACAAGTGGGAAGCATGGCGCAGCCGCGGCTACCCCACCAAGCCGTCACCGCTGAGCCAGATTGGGCGGACCTTCTCCACCGCGATGTCAAAGCTCGGGCACAGCACGTTCCCCATGCCGCAGGGCATGGTCACCGAACCCTACCGGGGACGTCAGCCATTCAGTGAGAACGGCTTCTGGCAGCAGTACCCGGATCCGGGGAACGGCAAGTCATCCACGCTGATCAGCTTCATTCCTGACGCGGTTGCCACCGGGCGCTACGACCTCCGCTCCGACTCCTATGTCAGCGAGATCCTTGTCGGCAAGGACGGCCGAGCCACCGGTGTCCGCTACCAGGACGAGGACGGCGACGAGTTCGTCCAGCACGCGAAAGCCGTGATCGTCTGTGGCGGCGGCATCGAAACCCCACGCCTGCTCCTCATGTCGAAGTCAGGGCTCTTCCCTGACGGACTCGGCAACGGCAACGGCATGGTGGGAAAGAACGCCACCTTCCATCAGTACTCATTCTCGGTCGGCCTGTTCGACCGTGAGGTCAGCGACCCGCTTTACGGGTGGGCGGGCCACTACATGAGCCTGTGTTCATTCGACTTCTACGAGACGGACGAGAGCCGGGGCCACATCCTCGGTTCACTGATTTTCCCGTCAATGATCGGCCACCCGGTGAACTGGAGCTTCCCAGGCCGGCCTACCTGGGGTCAGTCGGCCAAGGACGCTGACCGCGAGTTTTTCAACCACAGCATGAAAATCGGAGTCCTCCTGCACGACCTGCCAGTAGAGGACAACCGGGTGGACCTTGACCCCAACGTAAAGGACGCATGGGGTCTGCCGGTAGCCCGTATTACCCACACGCCTCACTCCAATGACTTTGCCCAGGAACGCTGGCAGGTCGCCAAGAACGGGGAAATCCTCGAGGCCGCGGGGGCCAAGAAGGTCATTCCGGTCAACATGGAACGAATCACGGGCAATACTTCACATGAACTGGGCACCGCCCGTATGGGCAATGATGCGGCGACGTCCGTCGTGGACCGCTGGTGCCGCTCGCACGAGGTACCAAACCTCTACGTCTTTGACGCGAGTTTCTTCCCGACGGCGACAGGCATCAACCCGGCCCTGACGATCATGGCGAACGCCTGGCGGTGCTCTGACCGCATCCTCCAGGTGGACCGCCATGGCTGGTCCGAAAACTGA